One genomic segment of Impatiens glandulifera chromosome 6, dImpGla2.1, whole genome shotgun sequence includes these proteins:
- the LOC124941579 gene encoding riboflavin synthase, which translates to MAAIALPRIFNASYSLTRSVKPSDSPSSTLPKTSPFPFQINSSRFHLKLIPNLKSRPLSHLFNVPRSTNPETQHNLNQIKSIFTGIVEEMGEVRHLGITNDGGGYTMRIAGKVVLEGVNLGDSIAVNGTCLTVTEFDESEFTVGLAPETLRKTSLIELKSGSLVNLERAMTPTTRMGGHFVQGHVDGTGEIVSTVTEGDSLWVKVKTKPEILRYIVGKGFIAVDGTSLTVVEVFEEESCFNFMLVAYTQQKIVIPLKKVGQKVNLEVDILGKYVERLLGVGTKSS; encoded by the coding sequence ATGGCAGCCATCGCTCTCCCAAGGATTTTCAACGCATCATACTCACTAACCAGATCAGTTAAACCATCGGATTCTCCCTCTTCCACCCTTCCGAAAACATCTCCGTTTCCATTTCAAATTAACTCTTCCagatttcatctcaaactcatcCCAAATCTCAAATCTCGCCCGCTCTCTCATCTCTTCAACGTTCCTCGTTCCACTAATCCAGAAACCCAACACAATCttaaccaaatcaaatcaattttcACTGGCATCGTCGAGGAAATGGGCGAAGTTCGGCATCTAGGTATAACCAACGACGGCGGCGGTTACACTATGAGAATCGCTGGTAAAGTCGTCTTAGAAGGAGTCAACCTCGGTGACAGCATCGCCGTCAACGGAACTTGTCTCACTGTGACGGAATTCGATGAATCTGAATTCACAGTTGGATTAGCTCCGGAAACTCTCAGAAAAACTTCCCTCATTGAGCTCAAATCTGGATCTTTGGTAAACCTAGAAAGGGCTATGACACCTACGACTAGAATGGGTGGACATTTTGTTCAGGGTCATGTTGATGGAACAGGAGAAATTGTGTCTACAGTGACTGAAGGAGATTCTTTGTGGGTTAAGGTGAAAACGAAGCCTGAAATTTTAAGGTACATTGTTGGAAAAGGGTTTATAGCTGTAGATGGGACAAGTTTGACTGTAGTTGAGGTTTTTGAGGAAGAATCTTGTTTCAATTTTATGTTGGTGGCTTATACACAACAGAAGATTGTGATTCCTTTGAAAAAAGTAGGGCAGAAAGTGAATCTAGAGGTGGATATTTTGGGCAAATATGTTGAGAGGCTTCTTGGTGTTGGAACCAAATCTTCATAA
- the LOC124942516 gene encoding ADP,ATP carrier protein-like, with protein sequence MTDGCENPSIFRKQNGQSYFLSQVSPNMQLRNGGLKNFSTAYVNGGLQSSLISHPLRGDGMESVSPFFIQAPKEKGFSGFMVDFLMGGVSAAVSKTAAAPIERVKLLIQNQDEMIKQGRLSEPYKGIGDCFARTMKDEGVVALWRGNTANVIRYFPTQALNFAFKDYFKTLFNFKKDKDGYWKWFAGNLASGGCAGASSLLFVYSLDYARTRLANDAKASKKGGERQFNGLVDVYKKTIQSDGIAGLYRGFNISCVGIIVYRGLYFGMYDSLKPVVLVGQLQDSFLASFLLGWGITIGAGLASYPIDTVRRRMMMTSGEAVKYSSSYDAFQQIVKKEGSKSLFKGAGANILRAVAGAGVLAGYDKLQVVFLGKKYGSGGGA encoded by the exons ATGACTGATGGGTGTGAGAATCCATCCATCTTTAGGAAGCAAAATGGGCAGTCCTATTTCCTGTCTCAAGTTTCCCCTAACATGCAATTGAGGAATGGTGGCTTGAAAAACTTTTCTACTGCATATGTCAATGGAGGTCTGCAGAGTTCTCTCATATCCCATCCATTAAGAGGAGATGGCATGGAATCTGTATCCCCATTTTTTATACAAGCTCCAAAAGAAAAGGGATTTAGCGGTTTTATGGTTGATTTTCTCATGGGAGGAGTTTCTGCAGCTGTATCTAAGACAGCTGCTGCTCCAATAGAGCGTGTTAAACTTCTGATTCAAAATCAGGATGAGATGATCAAACAGGGTCGGTTATCTGAGCCATACAAAGGAATTGGTGATTGTTTTGCCAGAACCATGAAGGATGAAGGTGTGGTTGCTCTTTGGAGAGGTAACACTGCCAATGTCATTAGATACTTTCCCACACAG gcTCTTAACTTTGCTTTCAAAGACTACTTCAAGACTTTGTTCAACTTTAAGAAAGACAAAGATGGGTATTGGAAATGGTTTGCTGGGAATTTAGCATCTGGTGGTTGTGCTGGTGCCTCGTCCCTTCTTTTTGTATATTCCCTGGATTATGCTCGAACACGTTTGGCTAATGATGCCAAAGCTTCCAAGAAGGGCGGTGAAAGGCAATTCAATGGTTTGGTTGATGTTTACAAGAAAACAATTCAATCTGATGGCATTGCTGGGCTATACCGTGGATTCAACATTTCATGTGTGGGAATCATAGTCTATCGTGGGCTTTACTTTGGGATGTACGATTCTCTCAAGCCCGTTGTTCTTGTTGGTCAGCTGCAG GATAGTTTTCTGGCTAGTTTCTTGCTCGGATGGGGGATAACAATCGGGGCTGGGCTGGCGTCATACCCAATAGATACAGTGCgaagaaggatgatgatgaCATCGGGAGAAGCAGTTAAGTACAGCAGTTCATACGATGCATTCCAACAGATTGTGAAGAAGGAAGGATCTAAATCTTTGTTTAAAGGAGCTGGAGCTAACATTTTGCGTGCTGTTGCTGGAGCTGGTGTTTTGGCTGGCTACGATAAGTTGCAGGTTGTGTTTTTGGGCAAGAAATACGGATCTGGTGGAGGCgcctaa